One Nocardioidaceae bacterium SCSIO 66511 genomic window carries:
- a CDS encoding ATP-dependent helicase: MPVQYVLQRPRGAVEPPTLDASQRAVVEHAQGPLLVLAGPGTGKTTTLVEAVVDRVERRGLKPEQVLVLTFGRKAADDLRTRIAGRLRQQATAPYAATFHSFCYALIRRYQDPEAFLDPLRLLSAPEQDVRIRELVEGARSDGRILWPEALRPALRTRGFASELQRFMAQARSLGLDPVDIAENALRHDRADWRSAADFFGEYLDVFDAQNLVDYAELVHRALIIAHDPQHQAELRAEFPLVVVDEYQDTDPAQVSLLKALAGDGRDLIAVGDPDQSIYGFRGSDVRGIMRFPDEFRTHDGSRATTLALTSTRRFGRHIVDASRRVIERLGSSGAIDGEAFRAFRSPQPVEPTYGDGSVEAYAYASANAEAEHIALLLRRAHLDDKVDWSQMAVLVRTGAAIPKLQRALNAAGVPTEVAGDEVPLRTEPAVQPLLLALRVIDGLVRDVDPDPDDVATLLSGPLGGLDGGELRRVARELRRLDSEPDDGGESRRPRPSRELLAEALVQPAVFTQIRCDGAEPAYRLARLIARAVEARRSHASPEALLWMLWHSSSWGDRLRADAESGGDRAANAHRDLDAICALFESASRAEERYQRRGVTQFLAELEDQQIPAEPLGELGVRGSAVRLLTAHRSKGLEWRIVVVSGVQDGVWPDVRYRGTLLQTDRLARDGVQEPPSLAERLAEERRLFYVAVTRAMERVIVTAVQSPVDDGDQPSRFFTELHTALNGPGRPESRGRPRRPLSLRGAVGELRRVVETTSSDAVRAEAVARLARLAAPATGDVVVACADPDSWWGVRDETRSEVPVRPADRPVDLSGSSLDGIVSCPLKWFLSHEARGETPGTTAQGFGTLLHALAAEVIDGDLAADPDVLDAHLDDVWQRLDFAAPWVSTLERGEARRAIERFVNWHLSARGREALAAEHSFEVEVPIGGDTVRLRGSMDRVEVDDGGRVHVIDLKTGKKAVKAKDLAEHPQLGVYQVAVQHGAVDELVDGPVEAGGAELVQLRVPAGAREADSPKVQPQAAPEGSPSFVAYEQLTDALARIRTESFPATPGTMCRFCEFRSSCPAQPEGRTILAAPSVDDPQPWRDE, from the coding sequence ATGCCTGTCCAGTACGTGCTGCAGCGACCGCGCGGCGCTGTCGAGCCGCCGACGCTCGACGCGAGTCAGCGCGCGGTCGTCGAGCATGCGCAAGGCCCGCTGCTCGTGCTGGCGGGCCCGGGCACGGGCAAGACGACCACGCTGGTCGAGGCGGTCGTCGATCGTGTCGAGCGCCGGGGGCTGAAACCCGAGCAGGTGTTGGTGCTGACGTTCGGGCGCAAGGCGGCCGACGACCTTCGTACGCGCATCGCCGGCCGGCTCCGGCAACAGGCGACGGCGCCGTACGCCGCGACGTTCCACTCGTTCTGTTACGCGCTCATCCGGCGCTACCAGGATCCCGAGGCGTTCCTCGATCCGTTGCGGCTGTTGTCGGCGCCCGAGCAGGATGTTCGCATTCGCGAGCTGGTCGAGGGAGCGAGGTCCGATGGCCGCATCCTGTGGCCGGAGGCGCTTCGGCCTGCTCTTCGTACGAGAGGGTTCGCCTCGGAGCTGCAGCGCTTCATGGCCCAGGCGCGTTCGCTCGGCCTCGACCCGGTCGACATCGCGGAGAACGCCCTACGGCACGACCGGGCAGACTGGCGGTCCGCGGCCGACTTCTTCGGCGAGTACCTCGACGTCTTCGACGCTCAGAATCTCGTCGACTATGCCGAGTTGGTGCACCGTGCGCTGATCATCGCCCACGATCCGCAGCACCAGGCGGAGCTACGCGCGGAGTTCCCGCTGGTGGTGGTCGACGAGTACCAAGACACCGACCCCGCCCAGGTCTCGCTGCTCAAGGCGCTCGCCGGCGACGGCCGCGATCTGATCGCCGTCGGCGACCCCGATCAGTCGATCTACGGGTTCCGCGGCTCAGACGTACGCGGCATCATGCGGTTCCCCGACGAGTTCCGTACGCACGATGGTTCGCGCGCGACCACCTTGGCCCTGACATCCACCCGTCGCTTCGGTCGCCACATCGTAGACGCGTCGAGACGGGTGATCGAGCGACTGGGTTCGTCGGGGGCCATCGACGGTGAAGCGTTCCGCGCGTTCCGCTCGCCCCAGCCGGTCGAGCCCACGTACGGCGACGGCTCCGTCGAGGCGTACGCGTACGCCTCCGCCAACGCCGAGGCCGAGCACATCGCGTTATTGCTCCGGCGCGCACACCTCGACGACAAGGTCGACTGGTCGCAGATGGCAGTTCTCGTACGCACCGGTGCGGCGATCCCGAAGTTGCAACGTGCGCTCAACGCTGCTGGTGTGCCGACCGAGGTCGCAGGCGACGAGGTGCCGTTGCGCACTGAGCCCGCCGTGCAGCCGTTGTTGCTCGCCCTTCGGGTCATCGACGGGCTGGTGCGCGATGTCGACCCCGATCCGGACGACGTTGCAACCCTGCTCTCTGGTCCGCTCGGCGGCCTCGACGGGGGCGAGCTGCGCCGAGTCGCACGCGAACTGCGCCGCCTCGACAGCGAGCCCGACGACGGCGGCGAGTCCCGCCGGCCGCGTCCGTCACGAGAGTTGCTCGCCGAGGCGCTCGTGCAGCCCGCGGTGTTCACCCAGATCCGCTGTGACGGTGCCGAGCCGGCGTACCGGCTCGCCCGACTCATCGCCCGCGCCGTCGAGGCGCGGCGGTCGCATGCGTCTCCGGAGGCGCTGTTGTGGATGCTGTGGCACTCCTCGAGTTGGGGCGACCGTCTGCGTGCCGATGCCGAGAGCGGTGGCGATCGGGCCGCCAACGCACACCGCGACCTCGATGCGATCTGTGCGTTGTTCGAGTCGGCCTCGCGGGCGGAGGAGCGATACCAGCGCCGCGGCGTCACGCAGTTCCTCGCCGAGCTCGAAGATCAGCAGATTCCGGCCGAGCCACTGGGCGAGCTGGGCGTACGCGGGTCTGCTGTCCGCCTGCTCACTGCACACCGTTCGAAGGGCCTGGAGTGGCGCATCGTCGTGGTCAGCGGCGTCCAGGACGGCGTCTGGCCCGACGTCCGCTACCGCGGCACGCTGCTGCAGACCGACCGCCTCGCGCGTGACGGCGTGCAGGAGCCACCGTCGCTGGCCGAACGATTGGCCGAGGAGCGGCGGCTCTTCTATGTTGCCGTGACCCGGGCGATGGAGCGCGTCATCGTCACCGCGGTGCAGAGTCCGGTCGACGACGGCGACCAGCCGTCACGCTTCTTCACCGAGCTGCACACCGCACTGAACGGCCCCGGTCGGCCCGAGTCCCGCGGGCGGCCGCGCCGTCCGCTGTCCTTGCGCGGTGCGGTCGGCGAGCTGCGGCGCGTCGTCGAGACGACCTCGAGCGATGCCGTACGCGCCGAGGCCGTTGCCCGGCTCGCCCGCCTGGCTGCTCCGGCGACGGGTGATGTCGTGGTCGCGTGCGCCGACCCCGACAGCTGGTGGGGCGTACGCGACGAGACCCGCAGCGAGGTGCCCGTACGCCCTGCCGATCGGCCGGTCGACCTTTCGGGCAGCAGCCTCGACGGCATCGTCAGCTGCCCGCTGAAGTGGTTCCTGAGTCACGAGGCACGCGGCGAGACTCCTGGCACGACCGCACAGGGGTTCGGCACTCTGCTGCATGCGTTGGCCGCAGAGGTCATCGACGGCGACCTCGCGGCTGATCCGGACGTCCTCGATGCCCATCTCGACGACGTCTGGCAGCGCCTCGACTTCGCGGCGCCGTGGGTGTCGACGCTCGAACGAGGCGAGGCACGAAGAGCGATCGAACGCTTCGTCAACTGGCACCTGAGCGCTCGCGGTCGTGAAGCGCTTGCGGCGGAGCACTCATTCGAGGTCGAGGTGCCGATCGGCGGCGACACCGTGCGTCTGCGGGGGTCGATGGACCGAGTCGAGGTCGACGACGGCGGTCGTGTGCACGTCATCGACCTCAAGACAGGTAAGAAGGCCGTCAAGGCTAAGGACCTCGCAGAGCATCCCCAGCTGGGCGTCTACCAGGTGGCGGTCCAGCATGGCGCGGTCGACGAGCTGGTCGACGGCCCAGTCGAGGCGGGCGGCGCGGAGCTCGTCCAGTTGCGCGTACCCGCGGGTGCCCGCGAGGCCGATTCGCCCAAGGTGCAGCCGCAGGCGGCGCCCGAAGGCTCACCGTCGTTCGTCGCGTACGAACAACTCACCGACGCCCTAGCCCGGATACGTACGGAGTCGTTCCCCGCGACACCCGGCACGATGTGCCGCTTCTGCGAGTTCCGGTCATCGTGTCCCGCCCAGCCCGAGGGGCGTACGATCCTCGCGGCGCCGTCGGTCGACGACCCGCAGCCGTGGAGAGACGAATGA
- a CDS encoding CoA transferase: protein METPGATEPTGPLDGVLVLDLTRALAGPHAGMMLGDMGARVIKIESPGGDDSRGWGPPFLGDGDDRESTYFMSANRNKESVTLNLKDDADKDVLARLVRRADVLLENFRVGVLDRLGFSVERLHELNPRLVIMSITGFGHDGPEAARAGYDQIAQGEAGLMSITGTDPAEPTKVGVPISDLLAGMNGAYGVVAALYERERTGKGRVVRTSLIAGVVGVHAYQGTRWTVGHEVPEMSGPHHPSIAPYGLFHTATAPVQLTCGSESLWRSFADAIGLDKDEPRFASNHDRVKHREELVAEIERIFADQPAEHWLELLTETGIPSGKVRTFDDVYSWPQLLSQGLLIDVDHATKGTLQLPGPALRLDDNAYAGGREHHTAPPTLGQHNESVRAWLDESP, encoded by the coding sequence ATGGAGACACCTGGCGCGACCGAACCGACCGGCCCCCTCGACGGCGTACTCGTCCTCGACCTCACGCGTGCTCTTGCAGGACCGCACGCAGGCATGATGCTCGGCGACATGGGCGCCCGGGTGATCAAGATCGAGAGTCCGGGCGGAGACGACAGCCGCGGTTGGGGCCCGCCGTTCCTCGGCGACGGTGACGACCGCGAGTCGACGTACTTCATGTCGGCCAACCGCAACAAGGAGTCGGTCACCCTCAACCTCAAGGACGACGCCGACAAGGACGTTCTCGCCAGGCTCGTCCGTCGCGCCGACGTACTCCTGGAGAACTTCCGGGTCGGTGTGCTCGATCGCCTCGGCTTCAGTGTCGAGCGTCTGCACGAGCTCAACCCGCGTCTCGTCATCATGTCCATCACGGGATTCGGCCACGACGGACCCGAGGCGGCGCGCGCAGGGTATGACCAGATCGCCCAAGGCGAGGCCGGACTGATGAGCATCACCGGCACCGACCCCGCGGAGCCGACCAAGGTCGGCGTACCGATCTCCGACCTGCTCGCCGGGATGAACGGCGCGTACGGCGTCGTCGCGGCGCTGTACGAGCGCGAGCGCACGGGCAAGGGTCGCGTCGTACGAACGTCCCTGATCGCCGGTGTCGTCGGTGTGCACGCATACCAAGGCACCCGCTGGACGGTCGGACACGAGGTGCCGGAGATGTCCGGCCCGCATCACCCGTCGATCGCCCCGTACGGGTTGTTCCACACCGCAACCGCACCGGTGCAGCTGACCTGCGGCTCGGAGTCACTGTGGCGTTCGTTCGCCGACGCGATCGGACTCGACAAGGACGAGCCGCGGTTCGCGAGCAACCACGACCGCGTCAAGCACCGCGAGGAACTGGTCGCCGAGATCGAGCGGATCTTCGCCGACCAGCCCGCCGAGCACTGGCTCGAACTCCTCACCGAAACCGGCATCCCGTCCGGCAAGGTGCGTACCTTCGACGACGTCTACTCCTGGCCCCAGCTGCTCTCCCAGGGCCTCCTGATCGACGTCGATCACGCGACCAAGGGCACCCTGCAGCTGCCCGGCCCGGCCCTGCGCCTCGACGACAACGCGTACGCCGGCGGACGCGAACACCACACAGCGCCGCCCACCTTGGGCCAGCACAACGAGTCCGTACGCGCCTGGCTGGACGAGTCACCATGA
- a CDS encoding acetyl-CoA carboxylase carboxyltransferase subunit alpha/beta, with product MTSARKRVSAKELIDSVVDHGSYVSWDTPPDRTGLSEQYAEQLRAAEEKSGVDESVITGEGLIKGRRVALAACEFRFLAGSIGIAASRRLIRAIERATAEGIPLLASPTSGGTRMQEGTVAFVEMAKISAAIARHKAKGLAYLVYLRNPTTGGVMASWGSLGHITVAEPGALVGFLGPRVYEALYEKEFPDGVQTSENLFAHGLIDGVLPPEDIPEIVDRALAVITADPPEPVPDPGSEGVADVDAWDSIERSRRSERPGVRRFLRYAATDVIPLNGTGQGESDPGMMLALARFEGAPCVLLGQVQPPGNRELVAMGPGGLRAARRGMRLARQLRLPLVTVIDTPGAALSPEAEEGGLAGEIARCLADLVTLTAPSVSILLGQGCGGGALALLPANRIIAAQHAWLSPLPPEGASAIVYRTADHAPDMARDQGVRSADLLREGIVDRIVAEHPDAADEPEDFCRRLGTVLRYELAELTSKSTHTVLAQRLQRYSG from the coding sequence ATGACGAGTGCCCGCAAGCGGGTCTCGGCGAAGGAGCTGATCGACAGCGTCGTCGACCACGGCTCGTACGTCTCCTGGGACACCCCTCCCGACCGCACCGGTCTCAGCGAGCAATACGCGGAGCAACTGCGCGCGGCGGAGGAGAAGTCGGGCGTCGACGAGTCAGTGATCACCGGCGAAGGTCTGATCAAGGGCCGCCGGGTTGCTCTCGCAGCCTGCGAGTTCCGCTTTCTTGCGGGTTCGATCGGCATCGCCGCGTCCCGCCGCCTCATCCGCGCCATCGAGCGGGCAACCGCCGAGGGCATCCCCCTGCTCGCGTCACCGACGTCGGGCGGCACCCGGATGCAGGAGGGCACGGTCGCGTTCGTCGAGATGGCGAAGATCTCCGCCGCCATCGCCCGGCACAAGGCGAAAGGCCTCGCGTACCTGGTCTACTTGCGCAACCCCACGACCGGCGGCGTCATGGCGTCGTGGGGGTCGCTCGGGCACATCACCGTCGCCGAGCCCGGCGCTCTGGTCGGCTTCCTCGGCCCGCGCGTGTACGAGGCGCTGTACGAGAAGGAGTTCCCCGACGGCGTGCAGACCTCGGAGAACCTCTTCGCACACGGGCTCATCGACGGCGTGCTGCCGCCCGAAGACATCCCCGAGATCGTCGACCGTGCGCTTGCCGTCATCACCGCCGATCCGCCTGAGCCGGTGCCGGACCCAGGCTCCGAGGGCGTCGCTGACGTCGATGCATGGGATTCCATCGAGCGGTCCCGTCGCTCCGAGCGCCCCGGCGTACGTAGGTTCTTGCGGTACGCCGCAACCGACGTGATCCCGCTGAACGGCACCGGGCAGGGCGAGTCCGATCCGGGCATGATGCTCGCGCTCGCACGTTTCGAAGGCGCGCCGTGCGTATTGCTCGGACAGGTACAGCCACCGGGTAACCGCGAGCTGGTGGCGATGGGTCCGGGCGGCCTGCGCGCTGCCCGCCGCGGTATGCGGCTCGCCCGTCAGCTCCGGCTGCCGCTCGTCACGGTGATCGACACACCAGGTGCGGCACTCTCGCCCGAGGCAGAGGAGGGCGGGCTCGCCGGCGAGATCGCGCGGTGCCTCGCCGACCTCGTGACGCTCACGGCGCCGTCGGTCAGCATCCTGCTCGGTCAGGGATGCGGAGGCGGAGCGCTCGCGCTCCTGCCCGCCAACCGGATCATCGCCGCCCAGCACGCGTGGCTGTCTCCCCTACCACCGGAGGGGGCCTCTGCGATCGTGTACCGCACTGCGGACCACGCACCTGACATGGCGCGCGACCAAGGCGTACGATCGGCTGACCTGCTCCGCGAGGGAATCGTGGACCGGATCGTTGCCGAACACCCAGACGCGGCGGACGAGCCGGAGGACTTCTGCCGACGACTCGGCACGGTGCTCCGGTACGAGCTCGCCGAGTTGACGTCGAAGAGCACGCATACGGTGCTTGCTCAACGGCTACAGCGCTACAGCGGGTAG